One Rosa chinensis cultivar Old Blush chromosome 5, RchiOBHm-V2, whole genome shotgun sequence genomic region harbors:
- the LOC112164137 gene encoding uncharacterized protein LOC112164137: MATRSWSDLFPTSRVTHLKPSKSDHLPILVEVRSTIPRKRRRKRRFRFEEHWLHEAECANVVKDGWESVTGNDPFQTICMRIEQTRKALWVWSDQKFGHLKAEIERIRAKLAVFYDKSLSAYPEEERLELETKLNDLLYHEHNYWQQRSRVMWLTDGDLNTRFFHHRASNRKKRNAISGLFNNDGVWCTEDSDLENIVLDYFGTLFSTSSPKNMDLFTNLFPQVVTGEMNSELVREFGEEEILQALNQMHPLKAPGPDGFSPIFYQRYWSVVGRDVIAAVRCFMNSEDFLREVNGTYVTLIPKVKEVENMQQLRPISLCNVIYKLGSKVLANRLKPLLQDIIAPTQSAFVPGRQISDNSLLAFELSHFLKRRTGGSHGYGALKLDMSKAYDRVEWEFIEAVMRSMGFDQIWINWIMGCVTTVSYSFLLNGEPRGHLIPTRGLRQGDSISPYLFLLCAEGLSRMLSYEEEQHRLHGIAIAMGAPSINHLFFADDSFVFMKAEREECARVKEILKWYEDASGQQVNFQKSKISFSKNVDIGCQEELAEVFGVERVDKHDKYLGLPTKVSYSKIEAFQFIMEKTKNKMKNWKDKTLSVAGKEVMIKSVVQSVPTYVMSCFELPKHLCQEMHRCMAEFWWGDSEKGRKIHWLAWDKMCVPKEEGGLGFRNMEYFNQALLAKQGWRILRHPDSLLGKTLKAKYFPNNDFIHASVNQGDSYTWRSLMKGKVLLEKGLRFQVGLGTRISVWFDPWIPRPYSFRPYSTVMEGLEDLTVADLIDPDSKDWMVDWLEELFFADEVDLIRKIPLSLRNPEDRLIWHFDKRGLYSVKSGYHVARCVASLSSHVSTSNSQGDKDLWRRVWHARVQPKVRNFVWRLVKNIVPTKVNLGRRVNLDERICPFCRCESETTLHVFMECNVIACMWLFSSLGLRAKNHTTNSVKEWVLDMLDVLNKSQVDIFFMLLWAIWSERNKLVWNGGTFNPMHTVTWSMHLLSEYQRCHPEKSTHKSPRGAAAKWMFPPRGRLKINVDGAYKSNEGCGGIGVVVRDEMGIFRGARSRKIPYMYSAFHGEAEACRAGLLMALHHSWKQVELEIDCAILATALNQQMEDNSEVSRILDDCKNYLHGFDWIRVRHIYREANSVANRLAHFASLDHVVDLCLDEAPVFIQDVLYEDNCNATMLARGSAWGFICGFRMGFRLEFQKVERSRSSSPSTSSSSHYLSKCLLRGTVVLQVLYSHTRFPNSNNIVFGKEKSIELVIIGEDGGLYSLYISEAYWSNSFFNAKIGVSDKRLISILKIT, from the exons ATGGCTACGAGAAGTTGGAGTGATCTTTTTCCTACCTCACGTGTCACTCATCTTAAACCCTCAAAGTCAGACCACTTACCAATTCTTGTGGAGGTGCGTTCTACTATACCGAGGAAGCGACGGAGGAAGCGACGTTTCCGGTTCGAAGAGCATTGGCTGCATGAAGCGGAATGTGCAAATGTGGTAAAGGATGGTTGGGAGAGTGTTACAGGCAACGACCCCTTTCAAACTATTTGTATGAGGATTGAGCAGACAAGGAAAGCTTTATGGGTTTGGAGTGATCAGAAGTTCGGCCATCTCAAAGCGGAGATTGAGCGGATCCGAGCCAAGCTTGCTGTTTTCTATGATAAGTCGTTGTCAGCATATCCTGAGGAGGAGCGTTTGGAGTTGGAAACTAAACTAAATGACTTGCTGTATCATGAACATAATTATTGGCAACAAAGGTCAAGGGTTATGTGGTTGACTGATGGAGATTTAAACACGAGATTCTTTCATCATAGAGCTAGcaacagaaagaaaagaaacgcTATTTCTGGGTTGTTCAACAATGACGGAGTGTGGTGTACTGAAGACTCTGATTTGGAGAATATTGTGCTGGACTATTTCGGTACCTTATTCTCTACTAGCTCTCCTAAAAATATGGACTTGTTTACTAACCTATTCCCACAAGTGGTTACCGGTGAGATGAACTCCGAGTTAGTTAGGGAGTTTGGGGAAGAGGAAATTCTGCAGGCATTGAATCAAATGCATCCTCTGAAGGCACCAGGGCCAGACGGGTTTTCACCAATTTTTTACCAACGTTATTGGTCTGTGGTTGGTAGAGATGTCATAGCTGCTGTACGTTGTTTCATGAATTCTGAGGATTTTCTTCGAGAAGTTAATGGCACCTATGTTACTCTGATACCTAAGGTGAAGGAGGTAGAAAACATGCAACAACTCCGTCCAATAAGCCTATGCAACGTGATCTATAAATTGGGTTCCAAAGTGCTCGCAAACAGACTTAAACCTCTCCTCCAAGATATTATTGCTCCGACCCAAAGCGCATTTGTCCCGGGACGACAAATATCGGATAATTCGTTACTGGCTTTTGAGTTATCTCATTTTTTGAAGAGACGGACTGGGGGATCACATGGTTATGGTGCATTGAAACTCGACATGAGCAAGGCATATGACAGAGTCGAGTGGGAATTTATTGAGGCTGTAATGCGAAGTATGGGGTTCGACCAAATTTGGATTAACTGGATTATGGGGTGTGTAACAACAGTGTCATACTCCTTCTTATTAAATGGGGAACCTAGAGGCCATCTAATTCCTACTCGGGGATTGAGACAAGGGGACTCCATATCCCCGTATTTATTCTTGCTTTGCGCGGAAGGTTTGTCACGAATGTTGTCGTATGAAGAAGAGCAGCACCGTTTACATGGAATAGCCATTGCCATGGGGGCTCCCTCAATAAATCACTTATTCTTCGCGGATGATTCCTTTGTCTTTATGAAGGCAGAGAGGGAGGAATGTGCAAGAGTGAAAGAGATTTTGAAATGGTATGAAGATGCATCGGGTCAGCAGGTTAACTTTCAAAAGagtaaaatttctttttcaaagAATGTTGATATTGGTTGTCAGGAGGAGCTGGCGGAAGTGTTTGGGGTCGAAAGGGTTGATAAACATGACAAATATCTTGGCCTCCCTACTAAAGTAAGTTATTCAAAAATAGAGGCTTTTCAATTCATTAtggaaaaaactaaaaacaaaatgaagaactGGAAGGACAAGACTCTGAGTGTGGCCGGGAAGGAAGTAATGATCAAGTCTGTGGTTCAATCGGTGCCCACATATGTTATGAGTTGCTTTGAGTTGCCGAAGCATCTTTGTCAAGAGATGCATCGTTGCATGGCAGAGTTTTGGTGGGGTGACTCAGAGAAAGGACGGAAAATTCATTGGCTTGCATGGGATAAGATGTGCGTTCCGAAAGAGGAGGGAGGCTTAGGTTTTAGAAACATGGAGTACTTCAATCAAGCTCTTCTAGCGAAACAGGGTTGGAGGATACTTCGACACCCTGACTCGTTGCTTGGTAAGACTTTGAAGGCTAAATATTTCCCCAATAATGATTTTATACATGCTTCTGTGAATCAGGGTGACTCCTATACCTGGAGGAGTTTAATGAAGGGGAAAGTGCTGTTGGAAAAAGGGTTGCGCTTTCAAGTTGGTTTGGGTACACGGATTTCTGTTTGGTTTGATCCTTGGATCCCCAGACCCTATTCTTTTCGGCCTTACTCGACCGTGATGGAAGGACTGGAGGACTTGACGGTGGCTGATTTGATTGATCCGGACTCAAAGGACTGGATGGTAGATTGGCTGGAAGAGTTATTCTTCGCTGATGAGGTTGATCTGATTCGTAAAATCCCTCTCAGCTTGCGAAATCCAGAAGACCGGTTGATTTGGCACTTTGACAAACGTGGTTTGTACTCAGTGAAGAGTGGGTATCATGTAGCGAGATGTGTTGCCTCATTATCCTCTCATGTCTCTACGTCTAATTCACAGGGTGATAAAGACTTGTGGCGGCGAGTTTGGCATGCTAGAGTACAACCAAAGGTGCGAAATTTTGTGTGGAGACTTGTCAAGAATATTGTGCCTACAAAGGTTAATTTGGGTAGGAGGGTGAACTTGGATGAGCGTATATGTCCTTTCTGCAGGTGTGAAAGTGAGACTACTTTGCATGTGTTTATGGAATGCAACGTGATTGCATGCATGTGGCTTTTCAGCTCCCTTGGGCTGCGAGCTAAGAACCATACCACTAATTCTGTGAAAGAATGGGTATTGGATATGCTGGATGTGCTAAATAAAAGCCAGGTTGACATTTTCTTCATGCTACTATGGGCTATATGGTCTGAAAGAAACAAATTGGTCTGGAATGGAGGTACTTTCAATCCCATGCACACTGTTACGTGGTCAATGCATTTACTATCAGAGTACCAGCGTTGTCATCCTGAGAAAAGCACACACAAGAGCCCTAGAGGAGCTGCAGCTAAATGGATGTTTCCTCCACGTGGGAGACTTAAAATAAATGTTGATGGTGCCTACAAGAGCAATGAAGGGTGTGGAGGAATAGGGGTAGTCGTCCGGGACGAAATGGGCATCTTTAGAGGTGCTAGGTCCAGAAAGATACCTTATATGTACTCGGCATTCCATGGTGAAGCGGAGGCCTGTAGGGCTGGTTTGCTTATGGCATTACATCACAGTTGGAAGCAGGTGGAGCTGGAAATCGATTGCGCTATCCTAGCTACTGCCCTTAACCAACAAATGGAGGATAACTCTGAGGTTAGTCGAATTCTAGATGATTGTAAGAATTATTTACATGGTTTTGATTGGATTAGAGTTCGACATATTTAtcgtgaagcaaatagtgtGGCGAATAGGTTGGCACACTTTGCTAGTCTAGATCATGTTGTGGATCTTTGTTTAGATGAGGCTCCTGTTTTTATACAGGACgttctctatgaggataatTGTAACGCAACTATGCTGGCTCGGGGTTCAG CTTGGGGTTTCATATGTGGTTTCCGAATGGGGTTTCGATTAGAGTTCCAAAAGGTGGAACGGTCCAGATCATCGTCGCCGTCCACCTCCAGTAGCTCTCACTACCTCTCCAAGTGCCTCCTCCGAGGCACTGTCGTTCTCCAAGTCCTCTACAGTCACACCCGCTTCCCTAACTCCAACAACATCGTTTTCGGtaag GAGAAATCGATAGAGTTGGTGATAATTGGTGAAGATGGGGGATTGTATAGTCTATAT ATTTCAGAGGCCTACTGGAGCAATTCCTTCTTCAATGCTAAGATTGGAGTCTCTGACAAGAGACTTATTTCAATCCTGAAGATTACATGA